A single window of Desulfuromonas sp. TF DNA harbors:
- a CDS encoding efflux RND transporter permease subunit encodes MTPIKFSLRYPAVTLILTAMVVAIGIHAFLKMQRTEDPTVTIRTGLVAAMYPGATSEQVEKQVTKTLEKHIFKFPEVRKEKTYSTSSPGVAIINVELEDNVKNSDQFWAKLRHELNVVKSTELPDGVMGPVVDSDFGDTVAMLIAIHGKRYGYRELRDYADKIHDEMRTVREVGKLVTYGTQSEEIWVTGSLERMAQYFADPSRVANALRQRNVIQSAGRFDAGDSKVPMRTTGVFNTEDEIRNVLVDVSKDGHPAYIRDFANVERRYQDPTFMARYDGEPCLLLSVEMQKGKNIVELGERLDEVFQHLKVLLPPDVQLDLVANQPGVVKERISHLSHEFLLAIISVVIVTIVLLPLRVALIAALAIPITLCGALAVMNAFGIALHQVSIAALIVVLGIVVDDAIVIADNYVELLDHKVPRSEAAWRSASDVFVPVLTATITIIASFLPLLIITGSSGEFIMALPIAVAIALAVSFIVAVMLTPLLCGFFIKKGLHDHDAAETEGKEKKSLLDRLQGKYGVLINLFMRRKWLAFTLGGCAFAFGIMLFALVPQQFFPSAERNQFVIDVWMPQGTRIEATDPVMARIEKKLAASQGVEHYATFVGQSAPRFYYNVNPQQPDGAYGQFIVNTASVEDTNRLVKELRPALAAVAPEAMVIVKELQQGAQTEAPIEVRISGDDIDELKRLGEKVREILEDLPGSQYVHHDYFNDSYMLDVNVDDELANRLGITEASVSNTLSGAFDGAAVSTFWEGDRAVTIRLRLDPASRAAFGDIGNTYLNSELTRARVPLRSVATLSPEWQTSRIVRRNGVRTLTVQAYPKPGQYASKILEQAMPKIKALELPPGYRIYYGGEKYNQDETFPQMLVALGISLVAIFLVLLVQFRTISDPLVVMASIPLTLFGAVLGLIITRNPFGFTAFMGMISLCGIVVRNGIILVDYCNEKVAEGDPLEQAAREAGARRLRPIFLTTMAAAVGVTPMILSGSSLWSPLASVIAFGLIFSMFFTLLIIPVLFVVVKSRSLKRGAAVAMIAACALFTGGREASAAPVKHSLTLPEAVELALQQNSAVKIGRERVSETEGKIVSARSQYFPQLSNSTRYLAFSEKQQITVPAGTLGNVSGSPFPDQDVKLEQGDSTILYIETTLAQPTTQLLKIREANRMARADRGIAAAELKSSENETALSVHHLYYALLVAGKEKEAAEASLTAAQENLREAEEGVRAGNLLQVAVTGAMADLLQRRQALLVAEKRIEDLTADLNDLLGLPGDDVLEVTEDGLPELAEPSRDQAYDQARARNGELLAASETLEKSRHAVRAAKYEYIPDVTLFAKHGYQDGAPFLEDNIGIFGAELTWNIFDWGKRKGEISQRVAQQSQAQENLARTDRRIGIEIDKAFRNLERSQQMVDVAREALSLSRENARLSENGTRAGTVTAAQHAETVAALKKAEANELQVSLQYRLAGAELDRIMGMLAKRN; translated from the coding sequence ATTCCGACCAGTTCTGGGCGAAGCTGCGCCATGAACTGAACGTGGTCAAGAGCACCGAACTCCCCGACGGCGTCATGGGGCCGGTGGTTGATTCCGATTTCGGCGACACGGTGGCGATGCTGATCGCCATCCACGGGAAGCGGTATGGCTACCGGGAACTGCGGGACTACGCGGACAAGATCCATGACGAGATGCGCACGGTTCGCGAAGTCGGAAAGCTCGTGACCTACGGGACGCAATCGGAAGAAATCTGGGTCACCGGCAGCCTGGAGCGGATGGCGCAGTACTTCGCCGATCCGAGCCGGGTGGCGAACGCCCTGAGGCAGCGAAACGTGATCCAGAGCGCGGGACGTTTCGACGCCGGTGACTCGAAGGTCCCGATGCGGACTACCGGAGTCTTCAATACCGAAGACGAGATCCGGAATGTGCTCGTGGACGTCTCCAAGGATGGGCATCCCGCCTACATCAGGGACTTCGCCAACGTGGAGCGCCGGTATCAGGACCCGACGTTCATGGCGCGCTACGACGGCGAGCCGTGCCTGCTCCTCTCCGTAGAGATGCAGAAGGGGAAGAACATCGTCGAACTCGGGGAACGGCTGGACGAGGTATTCCAGCACCTCAAGGTGCTCCTGCCCCCCGACGTGCAGCTCGACCTGGTCGCCAACCAGCCGGGGGTGGTCAAGGAGCGGATTTCGCATCTGAGCCATGAGTTCCTGCTCGCCATCATTTCCGTGGTGATCGTCACCATCGTTCTCCTGCCTCTGCGGGTGGCTCTCATCGCCGCCCTGGCCATACCGATCACCCTGTGCGGCGCCCTCGCCGTCATGAACGCCTTCGGCATCGCCCTGCACCAGGTGTCCATCGCCGCGCTCATCGTGGTCCTCGGCATCGTGGTGGACGACGCCATCGTGATCGCCGACAACTACGTCGAGCTTCTGGACCATAAGGTCCCGAGGAGCGAGGCGGCCTGGAGGAGCGCGAGCGACGTCTTCGTCCCGGTCCTCACGGCGACCATCACGATCATCGCCTCCTTCCTGCCGCTGCTGATCATCACCGGCTCGTCCGGCGAGTTCATCATGGCGCTTCCCATCGCCGTGGCGATCGCGCTGGCGGTTTCCTTCATCGTGGCGGTCATGCTGACGCCCCTCCTCTGCGGATTCTTCATCAAGAAGGGGCTGCACGACCACGACGCAGCGGAGACCGAGGGCAAGGAGAAGAAGAGCCTGCTCGACCGGCTCCAGGGGAAGTACGGAGTACTGATCAATCTCTTCATGCGCCGGAAATGGCTCGCCTTCACCCTCGGAGGGTGCGCGTTCGCCTTCGGCATTATGCTCTTCGCCCTGGTGCCGCAGCAGTTCTTTCCTTCGGCCGAGCGAAACCAGTTCGTGATCGACGTGTGGATGCCCCAGGGGACGCGCATCGAGGCCACCGACCCCGTCATGGCTCGGATCGAAAAGAAGCTGGCCGCCAGCCAAGGCGTCGAGCACTATGCCACCTTCGTCGGCCAGAGCGCCCCGAGGTTCTACTACAACGTGAACCCGCAGCAGCCCGACGGCGCGTACGGCCAGTTCATCGTCAATACCGCCTCGGTAGAAGATACCAACCGTCTGGTGAAGGAGCTGCGTCCGGCGCTGGCGGCGGTGGCGCCGGAGGCGATGGTTATCGTGAAGGAGCTCCAGCAGGGCGCCCAGACGGAGGCGCCGATCGAGGTGCGCATCTCCGGCGACGACATCGACGAGCTGAAGCGGCTGGGGGAAAAGGTGCGGGAGATTCTGGAGGACCTCCCCGGTTCTCAGTACGTCCACCATGACTACTTCAACGATTCGTACATGTTGGACGTCAATGTCGACGACGAACTGGCAAATCGCCTCGGCATCACGGAGGCGTCGGTATCGAACACCCTGTCCGGCGCGTTCGACGGCGCTGCGGTCAGCACGTTCTGGGAAGGGGACCGCGCCGTTACCATCAGGCTGCGACTCGACCCGGCCTCGCGCGCAGCCTTCGGGGACATCGGCAACACCTATCTCAACTCGGAGCTGACCCGTGCCCGCGTCCCGCTCCGCTCGGTCGCCACGCTGTCGCCCGAGTGGCAGACGAGCAGGATCGTTCGCAGAAACGGCGTGCGCACCCTGACGGTGCAGGCCTACCCGAAGCCGGGGCAATACGCCTCGAAAATCCTGGAGCAGGCGATGCCGAAGATCAAGGCCCTGGAACTGCCGCCAGGTTACCGGATCTACTACGGCGGCGAAAAATACAACCAGGACGAGACATTCCCCCAGATGCTCGTTGCCCTCGGCATCAGCCTGGTGGCGATCTTCCTGGTCCTGCTCGTGCAATTCAGAACCATCTCGGATCCGCTCGTGGTGATGGCCTCCATCCCGCTCACCCTGTTCGGGGCGGTTCTCGGGCTCATCATCACCCGCAACCCCTTCGGTTTCACCGCCTTCATGGGGATGATCAGCCTGTGCGGCATCGTGGTGCGAAACGGCATCATCCTCGTCGACTACTGCAATGAAAAAGTCGCCGAGGGGGACCCCCTGGAGCAGGCCGCGCGGGAAGCGGGGGCGCGGCGGCTGCGCCCGATTTTCCTCACCACCATGGCCGCCGCCGTCGGGGTGACGCCGATGATCCTCTCCGGGTCGAGCCTCTGGAGCCCGCTGGCGAGCGTCATCGCCTTCGGCCTTATCTTCTCGATGTTCTTCACGCTGCTGATCATTCCCGTCCTCTTCGTGGTCGTCAAGTCCCGCTCCCTGAAACGGGGGGCAGCCGTCGCCATGATCGCGGCCTGTGCCCTCTTTACCGGGGGGCGGGAGGCCTCCGCCGCACCGGTGAAGCATTCGCTGACGCTCCCGGAGGCGGTCGAGCTGGCTCTGCAGCAGAACTCGGCGGTCAAAATCGGCCGGGAAAGGGTGTCGGAAACCGAAGGGAAAATCGTCTCAGCCCGATCGCAATATTTCCCGCAGCTTTCCAACAGCACCAGGTACCTGGCCTTCTCTGAGAAGCAACAGATCACCGTTCCGGCCGGCACTCTGGGGAATGTCTCCGGAAGCCCCTTCCCGGATCAGGACGTAAAGCTGGAGCAGGGCGACTCTACCATCCTGTACATCGAGACCACCCTGGCACAGCCGACGACGCAGCTTCTGAAAATCCGTGAAGCCAACAGAATGGCCCGGGCGGATCGCGGCATTGCGGCAGCGGAGCTGAAAAGCTCGGAAAACGAAACCGCTCTTTCGGTCCACCACCTCTATTACGCGCTGCTGGTGGCCGGCAAGGAGAAGGAAGCCGCCGAAGCCTCGCTCACGGCGGCGCAGGAGAACCTGCGCGAGGCCGAGGAGGGGGTGCGGGCCGGGAACCTCCTCCAGGTGGCGGTCACCGGAGCGATGGCCGATCTGCTCCAGCGCCGGCAGGCCCTGCTCGTCGCGGAGAAACGGATTGAGGATCTCACCGCCGACCTCAACGATCTTCTGGGTCTGCCCGGGGACGACGTCCTGGAAGTGACCGAGGACGGCTTGCCGGAACTGGCGGAACCGTCAAGGGACCAGGCCTATGACCAAGCCCGTGCCCGCAACGGCGAACTCCTTGCCGCCAGCGAAACGCTGGAAAAGTCGCGTCACGCGGTGCGGGCGGCCAAGTACGAGTACATCCCCGACGTGACGCTCTTTGCCAAGCACGGCTACCAGGACGGAGCGCCGTTTCTGGAGGATAACATCGGCATCTTCGGGGCGGAGCTGACCTGGAACATTTTCGACTGGGGGAAGCGGAAGGGGGAAATCAGCCAGCGGGTCGCCCAGCAGTCACAGGCGCAGGAGAACCTGGCACGTACAGACCGGCGGATCGGGATCGAAATCGACAAGGCGTTCCGGAATCTGGAACGGTCGCAACAGATGGTGGACGTCGCCCGGGAGGCGCTCTCGTTATCCAGGGAGAATGCGCGGCTCAGCGAAAATGGAACCAGGGCGGGGACGGTGACGGCAGCACAGCATGCCGAGACGGTGGCGGCACTGAAAAAGGCGGAAGCGAATGAGCTGCAGGTTTCGCTGCAATACCGGCTGGCCGGCGCCGAGCTCGACCGGATCATGGGAATGCTCGCGAAAAGGAACTGA